The Lewinellaceae bacterium DNA window GGTGTTAGATTGGAGGAATAGATGGTGTTTCCTTCCAGATCCAGCATCTTGTTACCACCACCGTAATACAGTTTCGAATTAGGCGGATTGTCGTCGTCATTGGTTGTAAAGCTTCCGGAATGACATCCATAACAGGAATACAGGTCATTGGCCAGATAACTACCCCAGACTATAGTATTTGTCGTATCCGGAAGTGGTATCGTTTCAGCAGGATATGCCTTGGGCTTAAGAATGAAATGCTTGAGAAAACGGCCTAACAGGGCATACTCGGAAACTTGTGAAGGGAGCGAAGAAGGTTGTACCTCCTCCAGGTCCGAATGCAGGTACGCGATAAGCGATTGCAGATCTTCATCGGCAACCTTGGGGAAATTCGGCATCACCCCACTGAAGTGCCCATCCTTGCGAATCCCGGTTCTGAGGTAATAATACAGCTCGCCATCGGTCCATTTGCCAATGCCATGATCCGGATCCTGGGTGATGTTTGCGCTGTAGAACTTACCAAATATTTCCGGAGCGTCCATCATCCGCTTTCCATCCATCCTGCGCGTGTCGGGATTGTAGTGACAGCCCTGACAGAGCATACTGGATATCCGGTGGCCCTCCGCGATGCGTTCGGGAGTAATTTCTACCGTGATCTCAGGAATTTTGCCTGGCTCGTAATCCGGGAGCGGACTGAACCGGACAAAAGCAACGAATAATAACACGATCACAAGAATAGCGACGATTGTATATGCGGAAATTTTTACAACTCTCTTCATAATGCAGGTTTATTGGATGTCCGGGTAATTTCAGTTTTATTGTTTCTGATAGCCGATCGATAAGGTGTAGGTGATACCACTATCGACCACCTGAAATGTGAGGGCAAATTCAGAGGAGGTGAGCTTTTGGATGGACCAGCTCTCGGCTTCACCATCTTCCACCACCGTGATGGTTTTCTTATCGGCACTCAAGGTCCAGGATGCGGTCTTGGTCTGTGGATCGGTCGGAGAACACCGGGTGCCACCCTCGTCGAATTTGACCACGTTGTTTTTCTCAAAAAGCACCAGGTCATCTTTTGCACAGCTGGGTAACTGGGCATAAATATTGGATACCTGCACTCCGGTGCCAAACCAGTCTATGGCCGGATCGACTGTCATACTGGTCATGACCCAACTTTTATTTGCTAACAGATCCTCAGGTTGAGGTACAACC harbors:
- a CDS encoding cytochrome c encodes the protein MKRVVKISAYTIVAILVIVLLFVAFVRFSPLPDYEPGKIPEITVEITPERIAEGHRISSMLCQGCHYNPDTRRMDGKRMMDAPEIFGKFYSANITQDPDHGIGKWTDGELYYYLRTGIRKDGHFSGVMPNFPKVADEDLQSLIAYLHSDLEEVQPSSLPSQVSEYALLGRFLKHFILKPKAYPAETIPLPDTTNTIVWGSYLANDLYSCYGCHSGSFTTNDDDNPPNSKLYYGGGNKMLDLEGNTIYSSNLTPDPETGIGNWTPDQFTRLLKYGLKPDGNPVSYPMVPHSGLTPGEIDAIYRFLKTVPAIHNDVTNGTAQAAIQR
- a CDS encoding lipocalin family protein — protein: MKTKLFLFTALLLSVFAACKKDPVVPQPEDLLANKSWVMTSMTVDPAIDWFGTGVQVSNIYAQLPSCAKDDLVLFEKNNVVKFDEGGTRCSPTDPQTKTASWTLSADKKTITVVEDGEAESWSIQKLTSSEFALTFQVVDSGITYTLSIGYQKQ